tgatccaagagtaatatttataatattaataataacattaaacttgggttaacccttagcataaaagtgtttggactgcaataccagacccaatagcattggacgtgggtctgactgcaaggtcgtgtcataaaagtgtgataattaaatagattagttaaaaaaaaaacaaagaaaaaaaaccatcaggaagaaaaaaactaatgaagaaaaagaaaaagaaaatatgaattaattgggttaactcaTCATATCTTGAATTCgcatcgtgaaagtttgataattaaaaaatgaaaaaaaaaaataatgggttaacccagaattaactgagctaactcgttaaaccaggttaacctgtcaaatccggaatccgtgtcataaaattttgataactaaatagaaaaaaatttaacatcaacaatttaaattaaacgaaaaaaattaatttaaaagaaaaaaaaagcaggtTAACTCGTCGAACCAAGTTAACCCTTAAACCccggatctgtgtcatgaatgtatggtaactatatatatatatatatatatatatatatatataaaagtgaacattaacaaaatgaactaaacgaaaaaaattaattaaaaagaaaaaatcaaaaaacaaatccaggctaactcgtcaaaccatgttaacccgttaaacccaggaTTTGTatcataaaagtctgataattaaataaaaaaaaattaacattaacaaactaaattaaacaaaaaaatttatgaaaataaaaataaataaaaaaattgacgggtcaacccaTAATTAACTAGGTTCtccgtgaaaccaggttaacccgtgaaactcgggatatatgtcatgaaaatctaaaaactaaatagaaagaaatttaacattaacaattaaactaaactaaaaaaaattaattaaaaagaataaaaagcaaaaaaaaaaaatattccaggttaacttgtcaaaccaggttaacctgttaaatccggaaaacgtgtcatgaaagtctgataactaaataaaaaaatttaacattaataaaacattaataaactaaattaaagaaaatttttttgcaaaaaaaacaaaaaaaaaagaaaaaaataattttccaaaaggcataaaaaaaacagccaaaagaaacaactttttttttttaaaaaaaacataaagcagCAGGGATAAGAATgtagtccacagtaaaacactgatctcttttagatatttataattatagttgGATCCGTATATATTATTTGAACTCTTTTAGTTATgctagatttttaattatttctttatttatattagtttacaaattaatttttaaaaatgtgtcaACTTACCAAAATATTGTCAAAATCTTATTTCCATTTTTGTCATGAACATGAGAAGTTTAATGCGACTTGGGAACAcgtttgaaatttatatttttttaatttaatttttttatttaaaattaatttttttgttttttaattattttgatgcatgaatattaaaagtattttttaaaaaataaaatatattatttttatatatttttaaataaaaaaatattttaaaaactaactatTACTATAATTCCTAACATTTTTAACAGAATtagtttcaagttaaaaaaaaaaatacttgttgaTTCTACTTGAATATTCTTTTCTCTTACCGGGGTTGAATGTTTTGAACACCATGATTGCTAACATAAAAAAGTAGTGTTTGATTTTgtagttaaatttatttttaaaatactttttattttttaaaaaatattaaattaatatttgtaggtattttaaaaaaaacttaatatactaatatgaatacaaattataaaaatcattttaatatattatagtaaaataaaaaattatacaccacgtaaaaaaaaaaacacaaagtcaAACAAGAATAGTAACAAACAAATTAACTTGTGGTTTGGGGCACggaaaatcttattttattttttgttataaagataaatggTGTGTACAGGCAACGTCGTGCTGGCTGCACTTGCGAGCACACAGATATAACGTGGAGTTCTCCCACATCATCGTATGAGAGCTATTAATTACATTTCTCCACGGCAAGACTCGAATTTAAATATAGacaatattttaattcaaatattgaGTGGGAAGAAGGAGTGCGTTCTTACTGCACCAAATGGTTGTTGACacatggtttattttatttagtctttatatatatatatatatcacagtATAAATTAAGGGCATGCAGGATTCGAGCTTTAATTAGGTCCAATTAATCCTCTATCCTGGCTACTTGATATCATCATATGATTACAAATGAATTCCCATTTGATCACCAACCGTATAGTATGAGGTTAAAGCTTTCGCAgcaaatacaattaaattatcCCAAAATAAAGCAGCATGCATTTGCTATTTCAAGgttgtttagaaatatagtaataattatagtttcaaatattttttgtttaaaaatatattaaaataataattttttattttttaaaaaatatttttgacatcaacacattaaaactacctaaatacataaaaaaattaattttaaataaaataaaataaaatttaaattttttagagatataattttaattatattgccAAACActaccaaaacaaacaaaagaagcaAGAACCCTGCCTTTGTCATTGCACGGGAAATGCCTCCTCTAGGAGGTTTAACAAGTTTTAAGTTGGATAATAGGTTTTAACCCATCTATCGCATTACTAAAATAGCATGTTGCTTCattgaatatataattaaatatttctaaaCTAAGTTTGTtcgtataaattatttttaaaaaaatggataagAGAGCAAGTTTATTGGAAGGTAAAGGAAAAGGTACAAAATACAGAGAAAGCTCGGAGCCAAAAGGCACAAAAAGTCTTGGAAAATATGTCTTCCTCAAGACCAAGTAATTGTGATGTTATCTCAACATGATTACAAAGAAGACGTTGAACTTTTCAAAGATGTTGAAGATTCCGTCTTCTAAGGTTTCCCCTAAATTTAAGTTAAGTTGATATATCATGACTTTAGTGATGCACGGACAGACAGATAGATActgttaaatatatatattttttatttcatataattaacGGTTTAGCGGTTTATGGCTTGTTTTGGaatgtaatatatatttcttttaaaagtatttttaaaaaatatatatattaaaaataatatattttttaaaaaaaattatttttaacatatttttttctaaaaacattttaaaaattttaatttaaagataaaaaaataataaaataaaaaatttagaaacacGGCTTGCTACATTACTATCATTTCACGTGTAAATCACTACTGCCTTCAAGTTGCGAGTGGCAGCAAATTTCACCATTGCCCTTAACCTAAGCCAGTATCGCCCTCTATAAAAACTCTCCTCGCTTATAGTTTCAAATGCCACAAAACATCCCTCGTAAAAAAATTTACATCTCCCTTTTCCACTCTACCCGCCATTTTTCTTGGTCTCAAGATGTTTACCTCTCTGGCCTCTTATTTCAGTAGCATAGTATTAGACAGTACAGAGAGCAGTAGAAGAAGCAAGGGAACGAACTTGATATATAGAGATGAGCTGATGAAGAAGACACCAccaaagaagataaagaaaaagaaaggcgATGATTGCTTGGCAAGTAAAGAAGAGAGTGAGAAGAAGAGATTGGAGAGAAGAGGCTGCGCCGGCGGTGCTGTGGAAGAAAAAGGTGTGGTTAGAGTGAAGGTTAGAATGACAAAACAGGAAGCATCTCGACTAATGTCCAAGTGCAAAGAAGGAGGGGTTCTTGAATTCAAAGATGTAGCGCATGAACTTGCACAACTTCCTGTTGATCGTGTTAGAGTTGTATCCCCTGTCGGTGGCTATGGTGGTGTGCTTCATACTATCCCTGAAGACAGCTAGTTTGAACGGCATGTACTCGTTTCCTTAATGGAAGTTAAATTCCACAAATAGAAGAAGTTAGTGATTGTTgctaacatacatacatacatatgtatatgtgtatgtgtatgtatatgtatgcacgtgtgtgtgtgtgtgtgtgtgtgtgtttcaaTGGTCGATCGACAAGGGGGTAGCACAAAAAGTTTCATCGCAATGGTGGATTACAGGATTAATTAGTCTGCTCCTTGAAAGTCATAGGTCTCGTTAAGGATAGACTTGGGCTGAGAAAGTTGGCCCACAATACACGGCAACAAGGCCCATTCAAATTGTCATTCTGAAATCGaacaaatcatttttatctATGGTTCTGTTTAGAAATACTTTCTTGGAAATGCACCTCGCAATTAACAGTACACAACACGTCGGGAAATTACTGTTGCAATAAATTGTACTTTCCttaaatattttagcatgctttataaaaaaaatatttgtttttgtttttgtttttttaattaatgttgttttttaatttaataatttaatattatatttgttttttattaaattatcttattcttATTAGACAAATCgtgggtttgacgagttaatcaGGTGGCGagggtttttgtttatttattattttttttttaatttcatatttgaatattgagttaatcgaaaattaaacttcgtaatttattttatttgttttctattaaattatttgtCTCATGACTTGAGAATAATGCTTAACATGTTAactcgagttgtttttttatttttttaattttatcattcaatattggatcAGTTAAGAATTAACCTTTATAatctgttttgatttgttttgtatgaGGATATCTTGGTCTCATAATCAGGATCGtgggttttaaatattttaactctagttaaatcaaattatttttttaaaagattatcttattttcatgttctttAACATTGGATTTGTTATTTATCATGTTGTTTTCGTCTCATCATTCATATTGtgagtttgacaggttaatttaattaactcaattttttttaattctcttatttgattttatgtttaatagagaattaaattttataattaaatttttataaaattatattaatctcatctaattaaaatcatgttgttctctttcaatttatttatatttcaaactAGTTACGAATCAAAACAagtcaaaaggagaaaaaggtgCAATGCGACAATGGTACGAGGGAAGGCGGTATGAAAGAGGGAGGAAAAGGAAGCACAAGAAATTAAGGCATTGAATCATAAACAATCCATCACAACATCAAAAGATAGAATAAGAAAAATTGACATGTATAATTGTCTTCAAGGCACATCCAAATTGTTCATTCTCAAAGAGTGCAGTGGATGGTAAGAGGTTACTTGTCACACCCACCAAACAGCCAGAAATGGTCAAAATTAGGTGCTTAAAACCATGATTAATTTGCTTTATTGGTTTGATCAAGTCTTCCACTTTTTCAGTGGCCagttatatttgatttgttatggCACCATGAttggttagaaaaaaaaaacttcaagtttGATTCTTCTGCCGGAGACCGTAAGGCCAAGCAACTTAATTGGTCATGTATAATATATGTGATTACTTTTTGTTTGAAGTGCTTGTTGGAGtgggaaataaaaataattaatttactaatcatttcataaattaacATTGTAAGCTTTAGTAGTGTGAACCCTTCATCATGTGGTCaagtaaattttaataaaataaataataatctaaaaaactaaatatcaaGTTTGATTTAATCCTTACTTAGAAGTAACCATGTAACTTCTCTCATGAATTATTGAGTctaatatatatgataaaaaagttTTAGATGTCTAGTTGTCAGCTGATCTTGAATTGCACCAAAGTTCAACTTGTATTTCCTGATATATCCCAAACAGTGTATGAAGATTTAGCATGATAAATTTGATAAGATTTGTATAATAAATTCAATCCTATAAACTAATGTTCTCAAACTCCATTTGACCTGAAAATTTGACATGATATAGTCTTGTATATCCAATATCTCTTTGTTAAACTTTAACTCGATCTAGTACACGATTTGAGAGATACTTGTGATTTTGCAAAATTGATGAGTGTATATTTTATGATCAAATTCAGATCCAATTTAGTTTGTATCAATTAATAATGTCAAATATGTTTATtaacatgttattttcttttgtgtgtgtgtgtctatatatatatatatatatatatatatatatatagaaaaagagcCTAAATACTACTGAATCATAAGATTTATTAGCGATTTAGACAAATTTTAtactataattaattatcaGGCTCGCAAAACTTATTGTTGAGCATACGGAGTCGGCATGCATAGCATTTTTCAAGTCTGCTCTATTTCATTTAGCAAAAGTAATATAATGAAGCTAAAAATTACAACCTTCCAGATAATGATTAAGTATCCattcatcaatattctataaCTCTTCGTGAGCAAAAGCGTAGTTACATGTACATTTGGGTCATGacccaaatgaaaaaaactcaCATGAGAGGACTCAAAATGGGGAAAAAAAcgataatatatatatcctctTCAAACGACTCGTCTCTCGTTCTCAAGCCCTTCAGGACTTTCCACGATACTCTCCAAAGAGGGTTtccatgtcttagctttcatcgttctccctctctctatctctcccAAAACATCTTCTAGCTTCTTTCCTCCATTGACCTTTAGCTGAAACAATAACCACTCTAGCTCCTCCTTTGTAAGCACGATCTTAACCTTAAGACTTGAACCTTTCTCAAAGTTACCACTTTCCTTCACGAACTCTAGTTCTTTCTTTTCCTGGTGAAGCTCCTTCATGTTATCATCCTCTTCATGCTGCCTTCTTGTGCTGGGCTTTATGCAATTTCCCATATTTTGAAGtcgaaaaggaagaagaagaagaagaagccctAGACGTAAAATGGTTTTGGGAGCtcaaaaaatgaagaatatatAAAAGGGAAAGGTACAACAATGGAAAAGTCGGTGCCAAACGCTTCAACTCGTGAATATGAGGTGGAAGGGAGTCATGGTATTTATAGGGGTTAGGTGCCCATAATTTACGTAGAATTTCTTAAACATGAgtaatgatttttctatttgctAAGAGACACACTAAATTTCAAGGAATACGACACAACTACTTGTGTGccattttattaaattagttacgtacatttatttatttttctttacaagtaGTTGAGTGCTAGCCAAAGAGAGAGCTGCCTGGACGTCTCTTAAGTCTTATCGGCTTCTATATTTAttcattgtaattattttccgCCATTTTTAAAGAATCCATGGTCCCATTGGGAGAATTTACCTCTTAACAATGAAAGATTCTTCGGGAATAGCTATATATCCAAGCACAATGAAACACCTTTCGATtcgaaaatgtttttttattactccCCTGATAGACAGGAAGCCGATAGAATTGTGGTTTGAGACCTTGAATTATGAATATAATTAATGGAGATGATAGTGACTTTGAGTATTAAGCTATGAGAAAGAGGCAGCATTTAAGTAGAAAATACATAGTATATCTTTCCCATGATCGAGATTTCACCAACCCTAGATTATTAGACTTCAACGCAGTGAAAGTTGAATAACGAGGCACATGATTTACTGGATGAAGAGAATTTCAACtttcatcaaattaaattgatattcatAACCAatatgttttgttatgtggaGGAGAttctattattgtttaattattaagGTTGTCTTTGCCTTGGGCAGGTTCATTGTAACATGACCTAGTCActcaaaacataattaataattttaaatttcagcagtataattattaatatgattatcattaaaaatttatatgattattaattttagaatttataaaattaattaagatacataCAAACTGGTCTgaacattcatattaattttaaaaaataaaaataaataattctcaaacttgattttttataaactacCATGTCAAATTTTAACTTGAAGGATGTCTCACGGTGACAATATCTTTGAACCAGTATTTATACTCCAATACTAGTTAGCATTGTCAGCTGCCCTccatatttgaattaattatgcatttataagtaataaaaagattttttttacaggaatttaaatttaaatactaACGATAATAATAAATCTATTTGGTTTCTTAATTTTCCCATGCATTGTGAAAACATTCAGCATCTTGggcatctttttcttttttaatttcctgaTGTGACCCGGGTTTTAAATGCAAGACCCGGGCTTGTCTGCCATCACTTTGGATCTTGCTAAAGCTTCAGAATAATTCAGAGACATGGGAAGGGAGAAATGGTTTCTTTTCTTGACATAGAATATTGAAAAGCTGTAGCACACTGGACTTGTTTTCCACAATTTCGCATGGTTATGAGAATTTAAAGCATATTTTTTTCTGACAGACAGTGTGTTACCCGGAGGTCAACAAAACCCGTTCTCCGGGTGTGAACATGACTACGCACATGAATATCCCTCCCGACCATGCGCAATGTCAAGGTTTGATATGGTAAACAAAGTGGACTGCTTTGGCCATTTGTCTGTACTGATGTTCATCGGAATGACCTCAGCTCCTCTGTTCTCAGTTTTCTTGTTCGGAGCCACCAGTTATTCCGGCTGAATTCTCGATTGTCGAGTATGATTCGTGCGTCCATTATGCTCTTTACGGTCATTTGCAAGGGCCACGGAAAGAAAATTGATGTAAAATATCCTCTGTGAGTTTCTTGTTAGGCTGATGCTTCCTTGAGCTGAAACAGTCAAGCTGAAGCACAGCGTTTAACTTTAATAGGAACCTCAGATCTTGTGGAAGAGCATTGTCGTGGGAACGTTAAGCTCGGTTGCTTAAGAACttgattatgatttatttagCAAAATCTCAACATCTTTTGCTAGTTTCAACTTATGATTGCACTAAAAAAAGAGGGACAAGAAAAATCCTCTCTTGACTCTTGGATGTCTTTACCCCTTGATGGCTCTTTGGATAAAAAGGCACCCTTCTAGTTATTgttgtaaaatttttttaaaaaaaaatattttttatttgaaaatatattaaaataatatatttttattttttaaaaattatttttaacatcaacgcatcaaaatgatctaaaacactaaaaaatatattaatttcaaataaaaaaaattaaattttttcaaaaacaattttaaaacacaaaaataaacatgaggAAAGTCAAAACATGTTATTTAAAGTAATCGTGACATTCAATGCTGTTTTAGAGAAAAGTTTTGTGTcgcttaatttttcttttttatctaaccatgaaaaaaaaagttgttttgttggataaataatatttttattgaatgtatatataattacattttaaatctttgatgtgtaaaaactaaaatgacttgtttttttttatgaagacttgcttttctttaatttcaattgCAAAAATTCATCTTATGATAGTTTaacctaatatattttttaaaaaaattataattaaaagtatttttctgagacctatttatttataaactgCAACTTCAAAagctattataatattaaatacacaCTTAGATTccaccagaaaaaaataaaaagcacaaCAAATAGCTCTAAGTCATCTAAGTTATTACTGAAACAGCTAAAAGGCATGGGACAGTTTAATTGTTCATATGAACAATAAACcagattaatatattattttaattacttgatTACCAAATTCTCGTGGTGGCTCAATGGTTAAGGCGCGTGTCAAATGTGGAGAGTGCGGATTCAAGGCAACAGTCAACAagcatgttttattaattttgatgtcgtttttctttattttttatataaaaaaaggtgcggaaaataaatcatcataaaaaaaaataaaaataaaaaagctcagACCCACCAACACAGGTTTTGTTGTGACATgctcttttgatttttgtattagtcatttgggttttttttatctttttctttagattttttaaaattttattttttaatatgaagatTTCATTTCCTTTGGGTTTTCGAgcctcttttcatctttttttttttttaattttatcttttaatatatttttttttttatttattttattatttggtaTTGGGTTGATAATAAATccattttaatatctttttattatataataaaagttttttttttatttttatcttttgatttttagttcttaaatttcatcctttaatataaaatttttattttctttgtgttttttatttcaatttcatcatttagtataaaatttttgtttaattttatcttttaatattgagtttttttttttatttaaacctaTCCAATAAACAAAATGCAACtccaatataatttaatttaaaattcaggctaaataaaaatagtgaggTAAAGATTTTTCAAGGCTAAACATTtactttcaatttttgtttttttttctattcaaactGCAAGAAGAGCGCGTTCAATACACTAGTGAATTACAAAGGCAGAAGCTTGTTCAAggcatcttttttaaaaaagaattccaGGACGCTCTGCTTTAGCAGAGTTTTGCTCACATGAAGTTGTCATTGTTTTATTAAGATCAAGGAAACTTCGCTTTCCAAAGATCGGTGGGAACAATAATGCTCCCTCGAAAGTCTCAACTTGTCTggtattttaatgtttttgcaaGACTGGTAACTGTTGAAGCATATGAGGACTTGGTCTTAAATCTTCACAATGGGGCGACAACAACCTACTTTGGGCCAGCTTGTTTTGACAAAATGACACTACCCATCAGGAAAAGAGTTTGTCGACGAGCAAATCAGATTCTTTCAATCTTTCACACCAACCATGCATGgcaaaggaaaaaggaaacaaagccAAAACCCCTCGAGCTCGACTCATAATTAGGCTCACAAAAGTACACTTGCAATCTAGGCCTTGATTGATGAACCTCACGTGGCGCAACCGAAGGTGAACTAGGATATCTGTGTGAACACAGCCAAATCCTAACCCTTATTACGTAAGCTGACCCCAGGATCTGGCTTGCTTTCTACCATGATCAGAACATCACACACATGACATGCAAAGATCTCTCAAGACAAAGCACCGTTGTATCAAGATTCCACAGTGCTCTGTTCCATCTCAAATTCAAATGCCCATTACACAACCAAGAACAGAGTAAGTGCCATTGCCAGCAACCAACAAAATGAAAACTGGTGCAAAGAAACTGTTAATTGAAAATCACTAGATATCATGCATAAAAAGGGACACACACCTTAGCCTCCAACAAAAAAAGGTAGCCAAAACCACCAGCTCAAGAGAATTCACTAACCATAAGGAATATCGCAATTCCAATACATACTAGAAAAATCCAAGTTAAATCTTGAAGTTAATAAGCACATAAGCCTACACAGTAAATGGTTTATACTGATGGAGCATGCTAGCTAAAATCATCAGGTTCTTCACAGGATTTTTAGAAGAGGCTCAAGCTCTGAAACCAACAAAAGGAGGTTAAATTAACATACATGACCAAAATATAGAGATCCAAGTACAACTCACTGCATTCGCCTGCGCTTCTTTGCAAGATTTTCAAAAATCTGGTGGACATCAGAACTTGTGATTGTCTTCGACGTGTCAAATGACTCCTGCAGAAAAACATGGATATATGCATCAGTGCTGCATATTTgctttcaaaatataaacttgaaCTAAAGTAGAGGAAAAGCTAAATTTTACAGCTTTGTTTGCAAGATTGCATATCACAGAGTAAGCTATAAGGTGTGATATCAAGGACCTACCAAAAAGGAACAGAACTCATCCTTAAAGTCTGCAATACCATTTAGAATCTCCACCTTCTCAATATGGCCAAGTTTATTGAAAAAACTCAGCTCAGCGCCCTCCTGTTGCTGCAATTTTTCTTCCCTCTTCTGTTTGGCCATGTTCTCATACTCAGCAATTGTGTCCTCCCTGTCAAGGAGGTAATTTATTTGCTTCTGGTTGTACATATCCAAGCATTTTTCACATCTGCACAGGATGTCCCTCCAGCTTTTGGAAAGAAATAATGGTTTGCCTTCTGAAACAGGTGAAGTAACTTCCACATCGATTCCAAGAACACACGTAGTATGAAGATTGGTATCTTTTGTGCATTGGTCTGAGTCATTTGGCCCACTACTCTTCCCAGAACTTTCTCCAACAACAGATGCATTTCCAGCAGCCACAGATTGACAATTAGAATTAGCTGTTGCATTATCCTTTTCAGAAGAATCATGAGCACAAATATCAATCTCAAGCTTCCCAGAACCACAAGCTGAAGAGACATTTTCCAACACACCCTTATTTTTGGCATTACTAGCAGTGGCATCACCTTTCTGCCCCCCAGCTTCCCAAATCGTCTGAGGATATAGTGTCAGAAAAGAACAAACTGTAGAGCATGTCTTGCATATAAAATCCTCATACAGAGGCTCTCCTTCCTCGTCTCTCGGGATCTGTAAACCAAGGAAATGTGTGGGTAGTTCATAATCACACAACTTAATCAGAACCATTATGGCTTAAAGAGTgccaaaattataaaaaataccagCTATCCCTTTACAAAGGTGTGGTCCTGGGGAGGGAAGTTCAAACTGGGAAGACAGTTTTGAAATTGTGTTTGCAAGTGCAATCTGAAGCCTAAAATATGCAAACCCCTTGGTTGTGGACCCTACACAAAATAATTGGATGTCGCTGATGATTACATCATGCATTGTGAACTGAATTAACTTGATCATGTCTCCAAAATAATGCCAAGTATGATACCATCAAACTTATTAACCAATAAAACCATAAATCACAGAATCACATGAAAGTTGCAGATATATCAACCAGATTTTTCTACCAACAGTAGGCTGTAGTGAGGGTAGGGAGTGAAGGGTGTTATGAATCCCAACTTGCAAAAGAAAAGTTTGGGAGAGAGACAAACTGAAAGTATGGTTGTCCAACAAAACAACCCTGCCATAAATAACACATACAAGAATTAAGTGAACATGGAAGAAAACATCAGCTTGTCAACCTACTTTATTATGCATCTGAGGATTATCCCCACTCGGACAACACAATGTTTACGCTAAACAATGATGCCAAAAAGTAATTGCGTGAAAGAAAGAGGCAAAGATATTGAGATCAAAGAGGGAACAACCAGGCTACCAACCTCATTGAAAGACTCTAGACCAAGATGCTCCTCGTGGAACCAGTCTTCGCACATAATGCACTGTATCATCTCTTCTTGTGCCTTAGCATCTGGATCAGGATAGGGCCGATCACAAGAGCAGTATAAACCTTTAAAGTTATGATTATACAAATTTTCAGCATTTTCCACATTTTTCTTCGGGAAAAGCTTGCAGACGAACTCCCCAAATTTTGAATTGCCACAATCGCACCGAAAATTTCTCTTGGTCCATAACTCCACAATCTTTTTGCATGTGGAAACAGCAAAAGGCACCAGTAAATGTACAGTAAATTTAACCAGACAGATGTTATTTAAGAGAAGGCATGGGGAGTGGAATGCTGATGAACTGCCATAGGTGTGGATAAATACTTAATTTCGAAGTTGTACATTCAGATTATAAGTTTGGTTTTGAAGTGAAGTTTTCAACCTCCTTTTAAAAATGCTAGAATGTGATGAAGATTTTATCAATTCTGGTgtaactttatttttgtatgttgCAATGTTTTTGTATAGGTAAa
This genomic interval from Populus alba chromosome 1, ASM523922v2, whole genome shotgun sequence contains the following:
- the LOC118033856 gene encoding uncharacterized protein, with protein sequence MDGVFDDEVEQTVTIDEYLNNVEAEELNADLVLGGDEGEECTYNIGYMKRQAIFSCLTCTPDGNAGVCTACSLSCHDGHEIVELWTKRNFRCDCGNSKFGEFVCKLFPKKNVENAENLYNHNFKGLYCSCDRPYPDPDAKAQEEMIQCIMCEDWFHEEHLGLESFNEIPRDEEGEPLYEDFICKTCSTVCSFLTLYPQTIWEAGGQKGDATASNAKNKGVLENVSSACGSGKLEIDICAHDSSEKDNATANSNCQSVAAGNASVVGESSGKSSGPNDSDQCTKDTNLHTTCVLGIDVEVTSPVSEGKPLFLSKSWRDILCRCEKCLDMYNQKQINYLLDREDTIAEYENMAKQKREEKLQQQEGAELSFFNKLGHIEKVEILNGIADFKDEFCSFLESFDTSKTITSSDVHQIFENLAKKRRRMQ